GAATAAAAAACGATAAGTGGATTAAGAAAATGGCTTTTGAGGCAAGGATGATAGAGCCTTTTTCTGAAACTCTTGTTACAAAAAATGTGATTTCATACGGAACCTCTTCTTATGGATACGATATAAGAATTGCTGATGAATTTAAAATTTTTACAAATGTTTTTTCAACATTTGTAGATCCTAAGAATTTTGATCCAAAGTCCTTTGTAGAATTTAAAG
The sequence above is a segment of the candidate division WOR-3 bacterium genome. Coding sequences within it:
- a CDS encoding dCTP deaminase, which encodes MGIKNDKWIKKMAFEARMIEPFSETLVTKNVISYGTSSYGYDIRIADEFKIFTNVFSTFVDPKNFDPKSFVEFK